The sequence below is a genomic window from Ensifer adhaerens.
TATGCCTCCGGCGCTGCCTATGAAGGCCGCACGGATCTCGGCAACTTCATGTCGGGCGATGGGAAGCGGTTCAAGGGCCGTGGCTGCATTCAGGTCACCGGCCGCGCGAACTATCGGGCGTTCACTGTCTGGGTTCGCGAACATGGATATCCGGATGCGCCGGACTTCGAAAAGTCGCCGGAGATGCTCGTCGAGGCGCCCTGGGCCGCGATGTCCGCGATCTGGTATTGGACCTCCCATGATCTCAACACGCTTGCGGACGCCGACAACCTGGTTGCGGTGATGCGTTGTATCAACGGCGGTACCAACGGCCTTTCCGATCGGGCGGCCAAGCTTGCCCGCGCCAAGTCCATCATCATCCCGCTCGCTGCCGATACGATCGCAGACCAGCAATGGGGCCTGCTGGTCCTGCATCGTGGCATGAAAGGCGACGAGATTGCCCACCTTCAGGGCGACCTCGCGCAGCTCGGTTTCCATCATGGCGCGATTGATGGTGACTTCGGCCCTGCAACGGAAGCCTCCGTCATTGCCTTCCAGAAGGCAAAGGGGCTCACCGTAGACGGGATCGCGGGCGGCAAGACACTAGCCGCAATCCTTTCCGCCAAGTCCGGAGGCAAGGCCTGATGGAAAAGCCGCGCTACTCCACATCCAAAGCCGCCCTCTGGCTTTCCTCCGCCTGCGCCTGGCTCGTGATCTTCGTCCTGGCCGCCGGCGCTGCCATCTTCAAATCCGAACAGGCGGTCGCCTTCGGCAACATTACCGTGCCGTCCATGGTCGGCTTGATCCTGGGCATCCTCGGAATTCATCGCATCGGCGGTTCGTTCGATATGCGCAACGCGCTGAAATACGCCCGTGACCAGCCGGCGAGCGGCTCCAGTAATAACGCCGCAACGGATGGGACCGCGTCGCCATGACCAGCTTTTTCGCTGACCTTCCCGGAAAGGCCGCCGCAGCCGCTCTCATTTTCCTCCTTGCCGCCGGGCTCTGCGTGGCGGCAGGCGCGGTCGCCCTCCAAGCCAGCCAGAACTTCAAGGACGTGACGGCCGAAGCGGTCGCCTCCGCCAAGGCCGAGCGTGACGCCTATTGGAAAGGCGAGATCGCCAGGAGCAACGAGGAAGCCGCAAATCAGAAAGCCATCCAGGCCGAGAGCGCCATGCGTCTTGAGGCGCTCACCAGCTCGAAGATCCGCGATGCGGAAGCCCAACAGAAAACTACGGAGAATGCAAATGCGGCCCTGCCGTCTGTTAGCGGTTGCGGCCTGCGCCGCGATCGTGTCCGCGTGCTCAACGCACAGTGAGGCGCCCGTCGTCAGGACGGTCGCCATCCGGCCCGTCCTGCCGCCATCGTCGAAAATCCCTTGCGCGGATCCGGCCATGTTGCCGGATCGCGACTTGTCCGATCTGGAAACGGGCCAGCTTTGGTCTCGTGACCGATCGAACCTGCGCACCTGCGAGCAGCGCAGGGCGGCGGCCGTCCTGGCCGCCGAAGGAGCCGCAAAATGATGGAGCGTTGCGACGAGATCGAGCGCGCAGCGCACTATGTCGAGGCCGAGACCGCCCGCACGATCGCCGAGGCGCGCGCCGCACTTGGTGCGTCCGGAACGGCTGAGTGCATTGATTGCGGCCGCGAGATTGAACCGAAGCGCCGCGCCGTCCATCCGGCCGCGCGCCGCTGTGTCGAATGCCAGAGCCTGATCGAGGCGGAGAAGTATCACAGATGATTTTCGATGTTACCGCGATCGGCGTTCTGATCTCTCTCCTGATGAACAGCGTCAACCTGGGCATTGTCGTCAAGAACATGCTTTCCGCCGGGGAGAAAAAGCTCGAAGAGCGCCTGGTGAAAGCGGAGACCAAGATGGTCGAATACGACCGGCGCATCCAATCGCTTGAGGGAGAGCTGAAGCACCTTCCAGACAGAGACGCCGCCCATCGGCTGGAACTGGCGATCGAGAAGATGAACGGGCGACTCGATACGATGGCCGAGGCGCTGAAGCCGGTGGCGAGCACCAATCAACGTTTGCAGGAATTCCTATTGGAGCAGGGTCAGAAATGAACAAACTCGGCATAGATTTCGCGGAGAAGTTCCGCCAGGACGCCCGCCTCATCATTCTGAAGGCGCTCGCCGAGCAGAGCAACGATACGCTGGCCAGCAACGTCCTTCAGGACACAGTGCTCCCGATTTTCGGGATCAAGCAGGACCGGCCTTGGGTCCATCTGCAGCTTGACTATCTTGCCAATCTCGGCGCGGTGAGCTTGGTCACCGCCGGCACCGTCAAGATCGCGACTCTGACCAAGCTGGGCGCGCGTCATCTCGACAGAGGGACGGGCGTAGCACTTCCCGGCGTCACACGTCCGTCCATGGCCGGAGAAGAATAATGGCCAAGGGACGCGGTCGCCTGACTGCCATCGATCTGCTGCCGGAAGAATGTGAAGAGGTCATCACCTGGGCATCGGGCGAACTGGCGGCACGCGAGCGGACGCAGGTGGACATCTACGGCGAGTTCAAGCGCAAGCTGATCGCTGTCCAGGGCGAGACCGGCGCGAGCTTCGACATCCCGTCCTTCTCCGCCTTCAACCGCTATTCGCTGCGACTCTCGGTTCTGTCGCGCCGGCTCGAACAGACGCGAGAGATCGCCGCCACCTTGTCCGAACGCTTTGATGCGACCGGCTCCGACGATCTGACGCTCATCGCCGCCGAGGCCATCAAGACCCTGATCCTGGAGACATTGCAGATGTCGGGTGAAGGCAAGCTCTCGCCGAAGGGCGCGATGGAACTTGCCAACGCGCTGCGCGCTGCCTCGGCCGCCCAGGTCACGAGCTCGAATCGCCGGCTGAAGCTGGAAGCGGAGGAAAAGGCCCGCCGCGTCGAGGCCGACATGAAGGCGAAGGCAGAGGCGGCCCTGGACCATCTGGCCTCCGAGCCAGGCATTTCGCGCGAAGCCATTGCCCGCGCCCGTCGCGAGTTCCTGGGCGTCCGGCCGAAGAAGAAGGCCGAGCCGAGCGATGGTTGATTTCACGAAAACCGAGTGGACGGACCCGCCCGTCCTCGGACGCGATCCGGAGGACCTGCCGGAGGAATTGCCGCGTGGTGGCGAAATTCCGGAAGATCTCGATCCTCTGGCCGAAGGCGTTCTCATGGAACACCAGGCCGAATGGATCGCCGACGAAAGCGACCTGAAGGTTTGTGCCAAAGGTCGCCGAACAGGCATCACGTTCGCCGAGGCGCTGGACTGCACGCTCATAGCAGCCGCGAAGCGTTCCGCCGGCGGCCAGAACGTCTTCTATATTCCAGACACCAAGCCGAAGGGTCGAGAGTTCATCGGCTATGCCGCGCATTTCGCCAAGATCGTTTCGAAGGAATTGCTGAAGATCGAGGACGGCATCTTTTTCGATCAGCGGGCCGACGGCACAACAAAAGCGATCTCCAGCTACATCATCCGGTTTGCATCCGGCTTTCGCATCGAAGCCCTTTCCTCCCGGCCGGAAAACATCCGCGGTCTCCAGGGCACGGTTGTCATCGACGAGGCCGCGTTCCACAGTGACGTGCGCGAGGTGATCGACGCTGTCGGTGCGCTTCTCATCTGGGGCGGCAAGATCCGCATCATCTCGTCGCATAATGGCCTTTCGAGCCCCTTCAACGAACTGATCAAGGAAGCCGAGGCCAAGAAAAACGGCTTCAAGGTCCATACCTATTCCTTCGGCGATGCTGTCCGTAACGGGCTCTATAAGCGCGTCTGCCTGATCAAGGGCGAGGAATGGACGGCTGAAGCCGAAGCGGCCTGGGAAGCAAAGATACGCTCGGCCTACGGCACGCGCACAGCCAAGATGCGCCAGGAGCTCGATGCGATTCCGGCCGAGACCGAAGGTGCTGCCCTCACCCGCGTGCTGATCGAGAGCTGCATGAGTCGGGATCTTCCGCCGGTCATTCGTTGGGACCGACCGGACGAATTCAAAAGCCTGTCGGATTTCGAGCGCGAAGCCCAGGCTGAAGAATTCTGTGAAGGCATGTTGAGGCCTCTTTTAGAGCGCCTCGACAAGCGACGGGAGCATTGCTTCGGCGAGGACTTCGCCCGCTCCGGTGACAAGACCGCGATCATCGTCTTCGAGATCGGCCAGGATCTCATCCGCCGCGCCCGACTGACAGTCGAGCTGAAGAACATTCCCTTCGATCAGCAGCGTGACATTCTCTTTTACATCGGGGATCGGCTGCCTCGCATGACGGGCGGCGCTCTCGATGCGCGTGGCAACGGACAATACCTTGCCGAAAAGGCGCGCCAGCGCTGGGGTGGTGGCATCCACGAAGTGATGCTGTCGGCGAAATGGTATGCGCTCAACATGCCTGCCTATATCGAGGCCTTCACCGACAAGAGCCTGCTTCTTCCGTTCGACGCGGATGTTCTCGCCGATCATCAGGCTCTCGCCTACGTCAATGGCATCATCAAGGTGCCGGACGAATACTCGTCGAAGGGTGCGGACGGTTACGACCGCCACGGCGACACGGCGCCGGCGGGTGCACTGGCATGGTTTGCCAGCATGCAGGACGTCTTTGACTACGCCTATGAGGCCGTCACTCGCGACCCGATGAAAGGTCACAATGGCGGGCCGCCGCTCGAACACGCTGAGGATCGGCCCGGCCAGTCAATCAACATTTTCCTGAGAGGATCAATCTGATGGCGTCAATCAAGGATTGGCTCGGCCGAGCCATCAACATGCTGTCTCTCACAACGCCGATCGCCACGGCGGACGCAGGGGCACAGCGTCCGTGGATCTCCGGAAACCCCGCCGACGGCCTGACGCCGCAGCGCCTCGCAAGGATTCTGCGCTCGGCAGATCTTGGCGATCCGCTCGCCTATTTCGAGCTGGCCGAAGACATCGAGGAACGCGACGCGCATTACCTGTCGGTTCTGGCCACGCGCCGGCGCTCGGTGGCGCAGCTGCCGATCACGGTCAAGGCCGGCTCGGACGATGCCGCGCACAAGAAGCATGCCGAGTTCGTTCAGTCCTGGATCGACGACGGCATTCTTCGGGCATCGCTGTTCGACATGCTCGATGCGATCGGCAAGGGCCTGTCCGTGATGGAGGTCGATTGGGCCTATCAGACAGGCGGGATGTTGCCGCAGGAACTGATTTACCGGACCCCGCGCTGGTTTACCTTCGACCGCAATGATGGCGAAACGGTTCTTCTTCGCGAAGGCGTCGGCGGCGTCCCGCTTCCTCCCCACAAGTTCGTCGTCCACCGCCACAAGTCGAAGTCGGGTCTGACGATCAGATCGGGCATCGCGCGGGTCGCGCTGTGGGCCTGGATGTTCAAATCCTTCACACAGAAGGACTGGGCAATCTTCTGCCAGAATTTCGGTCAGCCGATCCGCATCGGCCGCTATGGCCGTGGCGCGAGCGAAGAGGAAAAGGAAGTGCTTCGTCGCGCCGTCTTCGGCATTGCAGGCGATTGCGCTGCAATCTTGCCGGAACGCATGGGCATCGAGCTTGTCGAAGTTGCCTCGAAGGGAGCATCGACCGATCTGTTCGAACGACGCGCCGACTGGTACGACCGCCAGACATCCAAGATCGTGCTCGGCCAGACAACGACCACTGATGCGGTCTCGGGCGGGCATGCGGTCAGCCGCGAGCATCGTCTCGTCCAGGAGGACATCGAGCGCGACGACGCCGGCGTCTTGACGACGACGATCAACAAGCAGCTCATCCGCAACATCGTCGCCTTTAACTTCGGGCCGCAGGAACGTTACCCACATGTCCAGATCGGCCGGCCGGATGAAGTGCCGCTAATCGATTTTGCCAAGGCGTTCTCGCTGCTGGCCGCCCAGGGACTGACAGCGGAAGAGAGTTTCATCCGTGATCGAATGGGCATTCCGACGCCTGGTGCGAACGCGGTGTTGATCGGAGGTCGCAAGACTGGAGGCAGCGCGGCTGCCGATCCGGCGCCAAGCGACAACACCGCCGACACCACCGGGCAGACCGCGCTGCAGATGACCTTCGACAATCTGTTCAAGTCGGCTCATTCGGTTCAGAAGAAGGACACGGCCGAGATCCTCGCCGACAGGCTGGAACAGGATGCGGCCTCAGCGCTCGACGGCATGATCGACGAGGTGCGGCTTGCCCTGATGCATGCGACGGATCTTCGGGATGCTGCAGAGCGCCTGGCACGTCTCCAGCTCGCCCCCGATGCGCTGGCCGAAGCGATGGCAAGAGGCATGGCGCTTGCGCACCTGGCAGGACAAGCCGCGCTCATCGACGACATCAAGAGAGCAAGATGAACAGAGGCCCGCTGGCGCGTTTTTTTGGTCTCGACGTGCGGACGCGCGCGCCAACCCGAGAAAACGCGCCCAGCGCCTTCAAATCATCTTCAATTTCGATGCAAAGCTTCATCGCTCGGATGACTTCGACTGCTTCGGCGCTGGATCTGCCATTCGATGAGGCGATCCGCTTTTTCCGGGACAAGGCTTCGGTCCCTACGAAAAGCTGGCGTGACGTCTGGAACGCGGCTCATGCCAAGATGTTCATGGTCGCCGGGGCCAACTCAGAGGCGCTGGTGAATGACTTCAAGGAAGCGATCGCCAAAGCACTTGAGCAAGGTACCACGCTCGACGAGTTCCGGAAAGACTTCGATCAGATCGTCAAGAAGCACGGCTGGTCCTATAAGGGCGAGCGCGGCTGGCGCAGCCGGACGATCTTCGAGACCAACCTCAGTACGGCTTACGCGGCCGGCCGGTATGCGAAGCTCACCGCACCGGACACTTTGGCGGTCTTTCCCTATTGGCAATACAATCACTCCGGCGCCGTGCATCCACGCGTCCAGCACAAGGCCTGGGACGGTGACGTCTATCCGGCCGGCGATGCCTTCTGGACGGTCGCCTATCCCCCGAACGGCTTTGGCTGCGGCTGTTTCGTGACGCCAGTTTCGCGAAGCGGTCTCAAGCGCCTCGGCAAGTCAGCGCCGGATACGTCGCCAAATCTAGATCAGCTCGGCACTGACCAGCCGCTCGGCGTCGATCCATCCTTCGCCTATAACCCGGGCCAAGCCTGGATGGCGCAGACAGCGCCTGGCCCCAAGGCTGTTTCTGCCAAGGAGGCGAATGTCGCAGCGTTTGTCCGGTCGTCACTGAAGGGCAAGTGGCCGGATGGAGCCTGGACGACGGTTGCCACTGCCAGAAAACAGGTTGCCGCCGATCTCGATGTTGCAGCGGGAACGGAGGTGCGCCTGTCGGCCGACACAATCCGGAGCCACGTCAAGCACACCATCGCCACGCCGGATGCCTATGGCGTCCTGCCGAAATGGCTGGCTGAGCATGGGAAGCTTGTCTTCGATCGGCAGAACCGTCCGTCTTTTGTCGGCGAATACGACGGCAAGCTTTACCGTGCGGCCGTGAAGGTCGTGACCCGTGCCGACAGCAAGCAGATTTACCTCGTGTCGTTGCGTCGAACCGACAAGCGGCAATTGCTCAGAGATTTTGGATTGAAGTGACGCGCCGGGGGGCCGGAAATCGCCTGGTCCCAATCACCCTGAAGGATGTGCTTCCTGCTCGGCGCGTCACGACAACAATATAGGCCAGCAAGGCCGGAAAGGCAAATGTGAGCGGCGTTTCGATCTCGGTGACAGTCGTTGACGCTCAGGTTCGCAGAGGCTTCGATCAGCTGGCGGTCCACATGGGTAACACGCAGCCCGTCATGGCCGCAATCGGCACGGCGGTGGTGTCATCTACCCATATGCGCTTCGTCACGCAGACTGATCCAGATGGAATGGCCTGGCGCGCGCTGAACACCGAGTACGCAAAGGACAAACGCAATACCCGCATCCTGACCGAAAGCGGCAGGCTTCGGGACAGCATCTCAGACCGAGCTGGCCGAGACGAGGTTACGATCGGGACCAATTTGATTTACGCGGCCATCCACCAGTTGGGCGGCACAATAGTGCCAGTCAGAGCAACGCACTTGGTATTCCGGATCGGCGGTCATCTCGTCCAGGTCCTCAGTGTCACCTTGCCCGCGCGGCCATTCCTCGGTATATCCGAGCAGGACGAAGCCGAGATCGCGGAAATCGTGTTTGCCTTCGTCGATCGCTACATTCCCCGCTGAAGCGACATGCCTGCCGTGGCAGACATGATATGAGATCGGGCCGCATGGCAGTTTGCCGCCATGCGAAAGAACATCAATTCCCTGATCATTGCCCTGCACGCAGCCGAAAACGGCGGCGTTCCGGAGTGGCTGAACCTGCTCCCGGCCACGTCGTTCGAAGGCGTGGACGGTCGCGGTCCTTATGCTGCCCCCAACATCCCGGCATTGATCGCGCTCTTCCAGCGTGAGGGCGTAAAGCTTCCGATCGACGAGAACCACGCCATCGACCTGGCCGGCAAGGCCGGCATGCCGTCGCCGGCACGCGGCTGGATCGTCGATATGCAGGCACGCGCCGATGGCCTTTGGGGCAGGGTCGAATGGACCGCCGCCGGCGAGGCAATGGTTGCCGGCAAGGACTACGGCTACATCTCGCCGGTGTTCACGCATTCCGAGAGCTCGCCCTACGTCATCGGCAAGATACTGCGCGTTGCTCTGACCAACGATCCCAATCTCAAATTCCTCAAATCTCTTCACTCGAACCAGGAGACTGAAATGCTCGAAGAGCTCCGGAAGGCTTTAGGCCTTCCCGAGACGGCGACGGAGGCCGATGTCCTCAACGCCGTCAAATCCGCCCATCAGGCCAATGCTGCCAATGTCGCGTTGATGGCCCGCGTTCGCGAAGCGGCCGGCGTTCCCGCCACGGCCGACGAAACCGTTCTCGTGACAGCACTCCAGTCTCGCGGCAAGGCGACGGCCGCCGAGGCCGAGGTTGCCGAGCTTAAGGGGCAGGTTGTCTCTCTCCAGACCACCCTCAGCCAGTTCACGAAAAACGCCGCCGCCGAGAAGGCGACCGCCTTCATCGAGGGCGCGCTGAAGGAAGGCAAGATCGTCCCGGCGCAGCGCGACTCGATGATCGCCTGGCACCAGCGCGATCCGCAGGCCGCCGAGGACTTCATCAAGAACCAGCCCGCCCTGAACGCCGGCGGCCTGGGCGGCAAGAAGCCGGCCGGCGAAGGCGAGAACGTCCGTTCGACCGAGGACGACGCGGTGCTCGCCCAGATGGGTCTCGACCCCACGGCCTTCGAAACCCAGAAGAAGGCCCTTCATTCGAAAGGACTGATCTGACATGGCCGCCTCTACCGATATTCGCGCCAAGAAGAAGCCGCAGTTCGTGCGGCGCTATGGCCTGCCGGTTCTCGCAAACGTCGTCATCTATGGTGGCGCAGCGGTCGGCCTCACCTCGGGCGGCTATGCCGTGCCGGCCGGCCACGCCTCTGCGGTGAAGCTGATCGGCTTTGCCGAGGAGCGCGCTGACAATACCGGCGGCGCAAACGGCGATGTCACCGTATCCGTGGAACGGGACGTCCGCGCCATCCCGCTCGCCGGCGCGACCGTCGCAAACATCGGGGCGACCGTCTACGCCAGCGCCGATGACACCTTCACCCTGACCGCCGGCAGCCTGCTCGCGCTCGGCACGATCGACATGGTCGATGCCGAGGGTGTCTGGCTCAAGACCCTCTGAGGAAACCCGCACATGGATATCAATGCCGCCTCGCTGCGCTCGATCTACACGGGTCTGAGCACCGCCTTCAACGCGCAGTTCCAGATCGCCGCCGCCTATTACGACCTGGTCGCCATGACCGTGCCGTCCACCACCGCGATGAATGAGTATCCGCGTCTCGACGATCTGCCGGGTTATCGCGAATGGCTGGGCGACCGCATCGTCTACGATCTCGGCGCCAGCACCTATATCATCAAGAACCGCGAATTCGAAAAGACCATCTCGATCAAGCGGTCGCAGATCGAGGATGACCAGATCGGCATCTTCACGCCTGTCGCGGGCCAGATCGGCCAGGACGCGAAGCAGTTCCCCGATACGCTGGTCTGGCCGCTCTTCAAGAAGGGCGACACGACGAAGTGCTATGACGGGCAGTATTTCTTCGACACGGACCATGGCGGCTACGACAGTGCCGGTAACGGGATCTCCGTTTCGAACTTCTTCGATGGCGCAGGTCCGGCCTGGTATCTGATCGACGACAGCCAGGTCATGAAGCCGATGGTCTATCAGCCCCGTCGTTCCTTCGCGCTGACGCCTCTCACCAGTCCCGATGATCCGAACGTCGCCTACCAGGGCAAGTTCATCTTCGCATCCGATGGGCGCGCGAACGCGGGTTACGGCCTCTGGCAGCTCGCCGTGAAGAGCAAGGCGACACTTAACGAAGCCAACTTCGTGGCGGCCTGGACGGCCATGACGACCCAGTTCCGTCGTGACGGCAATCCGCTGATCATCAAGCCCACGAAGCTGCTCGTGCCGTCGTCGTTGCGTCTCACGGCGAAGAAGCTTCTCGAAGCCGAGCTGATCAACGGCGGCGAAACCAACGTGCTCGCGAAGAGCGTTCAGGTCATCGAAGTGCCTTACCTCAACTGATCGAGGCTCTCGGCCTCATCGAGCCAATCCGCCGGCCGCAACGCCGGCGGGTTTCCGGAAAGCGGGATTGCCCGTTTTCCCGAAACCCGAAAGGAAAGACGATGGTTCAGAAGATCCAGATTATTTGCTCCTCGCCCGGTATGCGGCGCAACGGTGTCACGCATCCGGCCAGCGCTTTCTACGATGAGGGCCACTGGACCGAAAAGCAGATGGAGGCCTTCAAGGCAGACCCGGCATTCACGATCCGCGAAGTCACCGACGGGGACACCGGAACAACGGAAGCCGATTTCGAGCTCCGTGTAAAGTCCGAGGTCGAGCGCCTCTCGGCGGAAAAGGCCAATCTGCTGCAGGCGGCTTTTGACCAGGCTGTGTCGGACAAGGTTGCCGAGCAGCTCGCCCTGATCAAGACCGATTACGAACAGCAGATCTCGGACCTCACGAAGCAGCTCGGCACCGCCAATGATGCGCTCGCCAAAGTGACCGTTGAGCCGGCCGGCGGCTACGGTTCCGGAGACGGTGCCGCGTCCGAATCTGCCGCGAAACCCGGCAAGTCGAAGGCATAACCCCCCGCTGCGACGACCCAACGGGGCGGCGATATGGCCGCCCCGTATCTCAAATCGAAGTTGACCCTCTGATGTACGCCACCGTTTCCGACATGATCGCCCGTTTCGGCGAAACCCAGATGATCCGGCTTTCGCGGCCCGAGGATCGCACCGCCGAGACCATTGATGAGGTCAAGGTCGGAACGGCGTTGACCGACGCGTCTGCGCGCATCGATGGTTATCTCCGCGCACGCTACCTCGTGCCGATCGCAGCGCCTCCCGTCGAGATCGTCCGCGCAGCATGCATTCTCGCGCGCTATGACCTCGCCCAGGGCGAGCATACCGATCCTTCAGAGGAAATGGCCAAGGGCGTCACAGACGTCATCAGCTGGCTCGAAAAGATCGCGCGCGAAACTGTTCATCTCGACATCCCGGCCGCAGAGACTTCCGGCGCTGCCGTCGGTTCTGGCCCGGCCATGTCCGATCGTTGCCGTATCTTCTCAACCGATGGCTTGCGGGGCTTCTGATGGATCTCTCCAAAGCGCCCATTGCCCGCATGGAGACCGCGATCACCGAACGGTTGCGTCTCGCATTCCCGGAAAAGACCTTCACGATCGAGCGCGTTCCGCAGGTGCTGACGATCAAGGAATTCGAGCGGCTGTCGCGGATCTCCCCATTCATCGGTCTCGCCTGGACGGGCATGAAGCCGGACAGCGATACGGGCCGCAGCCTTGAGGGCAAGATGACCTGGCGTCTGATCCTCATCTACCGGGCTTCGAGCACGCCTGAAGCCCGCTTCAAGGGTGACCGTCGCGGCCTCGGCCTCGATTCGATGATCGATGTTTCCATGGCCCTTCTCCACGGATGGACGTTGCCAGGCGTCGGCCGCGCGGCCGTGACGCTCGCCAATAGCGTCATTGCTGATGGCTGGAGCGATGATCTGTTGGTGATTGCGCAGGTCGATTTCGAGATCCGGTTCAATGCACCCGTCGCCGACTATGACCTGGTAACCGCCGAGGAGCTCAAGACGCTTGCGACCACCTGGGCGCTCGATGACAGCGCCGAGACGGTAACCGACACGATCAATATCCCGCAGGAGAACCCATGAACAAGTTCCTGAAGCCGGCCCCCGGCCGGACTGTCGATCAGTTGAGCGGCGAGCCTTGGCCCGCCGACGGGATGGAGGCTGAAGACACAATCTTCACCCGCCGACGCCTGCGCAATGGCGACCTGGTCGAATGCGGCCGCCCGGCCGCACCGCAGGAAGCCGCAGTCGAAAGCACCGAAACGCAGGACGCCGGCGAACCCGCCAAGTCCAAGAAAGCCAAGGAGGCCTGATCCATGGATTTCGATGAAATCCCCTACAACTGGCGCCAGCCCGGAACCTATCTTGAGGTCAAGCCGAACTATCAGAACGCCGGCATTTTCGATTGGCCGGAACGGGCGCTGCTGATGGGCCAGAAGCTGGCAGGCGGAGCTTTGGCCGCCGGCACGGTCGCCGAGGTGACCCGTCCCGAGGATGGCATTGCGCTGTTCGGCCGAGGCTCGGTTGGAGCCAAGGTTGTCGAAGCCTACCGCAAGGCCAACAAGACGACGCCTCTCTATGTGATGGCTCTGGCTGACGCTGAAGACGCCGTCGTGGCAACGGGCACGTTCACCTTTACCGGCACGGTCTCGGCCGCAACGGTACTGCGCTTCAAGATCGGCGGCCGGCAGGTGCGGATCACGGCTTTGACGACGGATACACTGACATCGCTTGCTACCAAGCTGGCCGCAGCGATCAACGCGGATCTCGATATGGAGGTGACTGCAGCGTCGGCCGCCGGCGTCGTCACCTGCACCGCGCGCCATGGCGGTGAGGTTGGCAACGAGATTGATCTTCGCGTCGATGCAGAGGCGCAGCCCCTTCCTCCGGGTCTGAATTGCGCTATCGTCGCCATGGCGGGCGGATCGGGCAACCCCGATATTCAGAGCGCGCTTGACGTTCTGACAAGCACCTGGGTGACCACCGTCGGCATTCCTTGGGCGGACACCGCGAACGTCACTGCCCTCGCGAACTGGGCAAAGGCCCGTTACACGGCGACGGCGAAGATGGATGTCCAGTGCTTTGTCTTCAAGCGAGGCACCTATGGGCAGATGGGCACGTTCGGCGACCTGACGAATTGTGCCTTCCTCACCTGCGCCGGGATGGAGGGCATGCCCGAGACCGCCTACTGGTTCATGGCATCGACC
It includes:
- a CDS encoding Mu-like prophage major head subunit gpT, whose product is MDINAASLRSIYTGLSTAFNAQFQIAAAYYDLVAMTVPSTTAMNEYPRLDDLPGYREWLGDRIVYDLGASTYIIKNREFEKTISIKRSQIEDDQIGIFTPVAGQIGQDAKQFPDTLVWPLFKKGDTTKCYDGQYFFDTDHGGYDSAGNGISVSNFFDGAGPAWYLIDDSQVMKPMVYQPRRSFALTPLTSPDDPNVAYQGKFIFASDGRANAGYGLWQLAVKSKATLNEANFVAAWTAMTTQFRRDGNPLIIKPTKLLVPSSLRLTAKKLLEAELINGGETNVLAKSVQVIEVPYLN
- a CDS encoding Mu-like prophage protein gp36, giving the protein MYATVSDMIARFGETQMIRLSRPEDRTAETIDEVKVGTALTDASARIDGYLRARYLVPIAAPPVEIVRAACILARYDLAQGEHTDPSEEMAKGVTDVISWLEKIARETVHLDIPAAETSGAAVGSGPAMSDRCRIFSTDGLRGF
- a CDS encoding Mu-like prophage tail sheath protein gpL; translated protein: MDFDEIPYNWRQPGTYLEVKPNYQNAGIFDWPERALLMGQKLAGGALAAGTVAEVTRPEDGIALFGRGSVGAKVVEAYRKANKTTPLYVMALADAEDAVVATGTFTFTGTVSAATVLRFKIGGRQVRITALTTDTLTSLATKLAAAINADLDMEVTAASAAGVVTCTARHGGEVGNEIDLRVDAEAQPLPPGLNCAIVAMAGGSGNPDIQSALDVLTSTWVTTVGIPWADTANVTALANWAKARYTATAKMDVQCFVFKRGTYGQMGTFGDLTNCAFLTCAGMEGMPETAYWFMASTMGVFSYYRTADPARQLRSLVVPNVTAPAAADQFLEEEKNLLLYHGISSFDFLADGTVTISRLITTYKKSSLNVDDKAWLDIMTPATLSRIRYDWSNYVSLIYPRAKLVDDETMAAFVTTATAGDDDASVTSSVVSPGRMHATWAARCQVYGKKVWIMDVAKKVKQSVFAISSDDKNRLESRQQVNIAGNMMVLAGSLEFQV